A single window of Eucalyptus grandis isolate ANBG69807.140 chromosome 1, ASM1654582v1, whole genome shotgun sequence DNA harbors:
- the LOC104428003 gene encoding transcription factor bHLH153 yields the protein WNKKGVLAVLTTVLTPPFIPKRQKSDLSISNKERKEKLGEKIVQLQQLVSPYGKTDTASVLLEASEYIQFLHEQVKVLSAPYLQTMPATTMQEAEQYSLRSRGLCLVPLSCTAGFASTNGADIWAPIKTTSPRLESQSRFSSEGSSFV from the exons TGGAACAAAAAAGGAGTCCTTGCAGTGTTGACCACGGTACTTACACCTCCCTTCATACCCAAGCGTCAGAAGAGTGATTTATCCATCTCAAACAAG gaaaggaaagagaagcttGGAGAAAAGATTGTTCAACTGCAACAGCTTGTTTCACCGTATGGGAAG ACAGATACAGCTTCAGTACTGTTGGAGGCTTCTGAGTACATACAATTCCTCCATGAGCAAGTTAAG GTATTGAGCGCTCCATACCTTCAAACTATGCCAGCAACTACAATGCAG GAAGCGGAGCAGTACAGTCTGCGAAGCAGAGGTCTGTGCCTTGTCCCACTCTCATGCACTGCTGGATTTGCTAGCACCAACGGTGCGGACATATGGGCTCCGATCAAAACTACTTCCCCTAGACTCGAAAGCCAATCTCGCTTTTCGAGTGAAGGCTCATCCTTCGTCTAA